One region of Carya illinoinensis cultivar Pawnee chromosome 8, C.illinoinensisPawnee_v1, whole genome shotgun sequence genomic DNA includes:
- the LOC122318860 gene encoding uncharacterized protein LOC122318860 isoform X2, whose amino-acid sequence MEIVIAIAAKIAEYTVGPVGQWLCYSCHFNINIENLKNQEKNLRDAKNRVQHLIDAASRNGEEIEDDVKTWLIRADHITELATTKLHEIEEEAGTGSSNAACLNLKHRHQLSREAKKIAENIAELVKNGNFDRVSYRPASEGMEMTRNMDYNYMAMVSRMTMVKEIMEALGNADIDKIGVWGMPGVGKSTLMKEIARQAKEEKLFNEVVMTMVTNSPDVRRIQGAIAYKLDLNFDQEADEKDRASHLQRRLSKDKKVLVILDDIWKAFDLQEMGIPSKGCKVVMISRDRDVLISGMDTQKAIHELKILQKDEAWNLFEKMAGDSFQDRPEVRGIATKIAEKCAGLPIALVIVSKALKNKSLGIWKDALVQLTRPAPENDSKIWSPIYSCIHLSYEHLVGEEVKSLFLLCAQQDYYIFYQDLLRYGFGLGLFLNIYTLEEARNRLESLLSNLQDSCLLLESPHSSKEFNMHDLVRDVAKIIASKNHNMFVMRDDGGQKAWPDVDALNRCEALSIHGGDIHKHPNKMECPKLRFFHVDCKDTLNLKIPNIFFQGMEKLEVLSLRNMQLSSLFPLTNLQTLCLDGCMLGDIHGIGELKNLVILSLARSDISNLLREIGSLTRLRLLDLSNCSKLRVIPPNVLSSLVNLEELYMRKTYVQWEVEGPSNEGKNASLAELKKLSHLITLEIHIRNGMKLPKDLFSKKLERYKIRIGDIMPWETFNGATFSRTLKLKLNGSFQLDSGIKMLLKRTEYLYLDESNRTESVLYELNREDFQQLKHLHIQNSGNIKHIPKLRTPAIAFPILETFVLKHMISLEEICQGNLPFTSFKSLKVLNVENCKKLRFIFSSSIARGLSLLEELNITRCNNVGAIFMKEEEDGIEDQEDMMLFGRLQTLVLKDLPKLVGFLSTKDSFMTDCRETNSEGNHDLQLPLLHHHQLSFPNLKILHLRGLSKIKHVWSNVNGCESLKSLEIHDCGAMEEIVAREDGTDPTTRLLFPSLNYLRLDGLPKLKWFFQGVCTLESSSSKELHGQGGTLFGPEEIAFPNLTNLNLRNLPKIKHVWNKDPQTILRFQNLQHITASRCKRLKSLFPASVGSCLKQLKTITIDDFCGMEEIVKVEGGEAARRTLVFVFPQVTYLSLSYLPRLECFYKGVHISKWPMLKKIKIEKCNKVEVFASGLVSEETVEKRQSQMSIKQPIFLVDEMSFPSLEILNISIMKKLEIIWYGLVAASPTRLDISNCDSLEAVYEEHEGQDGKESHALTTTQLLRAMSLYSLPKMRNIWNIKDCHQRHMYSFPNLLDIDVKGCESLKSLFPAASVAASLPQLQSLKIHDCGVMEEIVAREDGADPSTRLLFPSLTLLRLDGLPKLEWFFQGVRTLESSSSSKELHEQGGTLFGIEEVAFPNLTKLRLRCLPKIKHVWSKDPQTILRFQNLQKITVQKCASLKSLFPTLVDGCLKQLKKISIHNCGVEEIVGAEGGVVGRTLVFVFPQVTSFYLENLSRLECFYKGVHILKWPMLKKMKIEKCDRVEVFASGLVNFEESVEEKQSHMSIKQSIFLVNEMSFPSLEILKIRRMEKLEIIWNMKDSHQRHMYSFPNLLDIDVKGCESLKSLFPAASVAASLPQLQSLKIHDCGVMEEIVAREDGTDPTTRLLFPSLNFLSLDELPKLKWFFQGLHTLELSLSKELHEQGGTLFGIEEVAFPNLTELHLCCLAKIKHVWSKDPQTIQRFQNLQKIIAWKCASLKSLLPASVDGCLKQLKKIIVYDCGVEEIVGAEGGEVVGRTLVFVFPQVAYLYLANLPRLESFYNGVHISKWPMLKKMSIEGCKKVEVFASGLVREETVEKRQSQMSIKQPIFLVDEMSFPSLEILKIRRMEELEMIWNMKDCYQRHMYSFPNLLEINVKGCESLKSLFPAASVAASLPQLQSLKIHDCGVMEEIVVREDGTDPTTRLLFPSLNFLSLDELPKLKWFFQGLRTLESSLSKELHEQGGTLFGIEEMSFPSLEI is encoded by the exons ATGGAGATCGTTATTGCAATTGCAGCGAAAATTGCAGAGTACACTGTTGGACCAGTTGGACAGTGGCTATGTTATTCATGTCACTTCAACATCAACATAGAGAATCTGAAGAATCAGGAAAAGAATTTGCGGGATGCTAAGAACAGGGTGCAACACTTGATTGATGCCGCTTCAAGAAATGGCGAGGAAATTGAAGATGATGTTAAAACGTGGTTGATAAGGGCAGATCATATTACAGAGTTGGCCACCACGAAACTTCATGAAATCGAAGAAGAAGCAGGTACAGGGAGCTCTAATGCGGCATGCCTAAACTTGAAACATCGACATCAATTAAGTCGGGAAGCAAAGAAGATTGCGGAAAATATTGCCGAACTTgttaaaaatggaaattttgatAGAGTTTCATATCGTCCTGCTTCAGAAGGAATGGAGATGACAAGAAACATGGATTACAATTACATGGCCATGGTGTCAAGAATGACAATGGTGAAGGAGATTATGGAGGCATTGGGAAATGCTGATATCGACAAGATCGGGGTGTGGGGGATGCCTGGAGTTGGAAAGAGTACTCTGATGAAAGAAATTGCCAGACAAGCCAAGGAAGAAAAGTTATTCAATGAGGTGGTTATGACAATGGTGACAAATAGCCCAGATGTAAGGCGAATTCAAGGAGCGATTGCATACAAACTAGATCTAAATTTTGATCAAGAAGCTGATGAAAAAGATAGAGCAAGTCATCTGCAACGGAGGCTATCAAAAGACAAGAAGGTGCTTGTTATCCTGGATGATATATGGAAGGCATTTGATTTACAGGAAATGGGAATTCCTTCCAAAGGATGCAAAGTAGTAATGATATCCAGAGATCGTGATGTATTAATTAGTGGAATGGACACCCAAAAAGCAATTCATGAACTTAAAATTTTACAGAAAGACGAAGCATGGAACTTATTTGAGAAGATGGCTGGTGATTCTTTCCAAGATCGGCCTGAAGTGAGAGGCATAGCAACTAAGATAGCTGAAAAGTGCGCGGGTCTTCCTATTGCACTTGTAATAGTTTCAAAggcattaaaaaataagagtttGGGAATCTGGAAGGATGCCCTGGTGCAACTAACAAGACCCGCTCCAGAAAATGACTCAAAAATATGGTCACCCATCTATTCTTGTATACATCTGAGTTATGAACATCTTGTTGGTGAAGAGGTCAAATCCCTCTTTTTACTCTGTGCTCAACAAGATTACTACATTTTCTACCAAGATTTGTTGAGATATGGTTTCGGTTTGGGTTTATTCCTCAACATTTATACATTGGAAGAAGCAAGAAACAGACTAGAAAGTTTACTTAGTAATCTCCAAGATTCTTGTTTGCTACTAGAAAGTCCACATAGCTCCAAGGAATTTAACATGCATGATCTTGTTCGTGATGTTGCTAAAATAATTGCATCAAAGAATCATAATATGTTTGTCATGAGAGATGATGGTGGGCAAAAAGCATGGCCAGATGTGGATGCACTAAATAGATGTGAGGCGCTCTCTATTCATGGTGGAGatatccataaacatcccaatAAAATGGAATGCCCTAAATTAAGATTCTTTCACGTCGACTGTAAAGACACACTTAATTTGAAAATCCCGAACATTTTCTTCCAAGGAATGGAAAAGCTTGAAGTTCTGAGTTTGAGAAATATGCAACTTTCATCACTTTTTCCACTTACAAACCTACAAACATTGTGTCTAGATGGATGTATGTTGGGAGATATTCATGGGATTGGAGAACTCAAGAATTTAGTAATTCTTAGTCTTGCTCGTTCTGATATTTCAAATCTGCTAAGAGAAATAGGGTCTCTGACTCGTTTGCGGTTATTGGATTTGAGCAATTGTTCCAAACTTagagtgattcctcctaatgtCTTGTCAAGCTTGGTCAACTTAGAAGAATTGTATATGCGAAAAACCTATGTCCAATGGGAGGTTGAAGGACccagcaatgaaggaaaaaaTGCTAGCCTTgcagagttgaaaaaattgtcACACTTGATCACCTTAGAGATACATATTCGAAATGGCATGAAGCTACCGAAAGATTTGTTTTCTAAAAAGCTTGAGAGATACAAGATACGCATTGGAGATATCATGCCATGGGAAACATTTAACGGGGCCACCTTCTCAAGAACGTTAAAACTCAAACTGAATGGAAGCTTCCAATTGGACTCTGGGATCAAAATGCTACTGAAGAGGACAGAATATCTTTATTTAGACGAATCGAATAGAACTGAGAGTGTCTTATATGAATTAAATAGAGAAGATTTTCAACAACTGAAGCATCTCCATATCCAAAATAGTGGTAATATTAAGCATATCCCTAAGTTGAGGACACCGGCTATTGCCTTTCCTATCCTGGAGACATTTGTTTTGAAACATATGATCAGCTTGGAAGAAATTTGTCAGGGCAACCTTCCATTCACATCTTTCAAAAGCTTGAAAGTTTTAAATGTGGAAAACTGTAAGAAATTAAGATTTATCTTCTCATCATCTATAGCCAGAGGCCTTTCACTACTTGAAGAATTGAACATAACAAGATGCAACAACGTGGGTGCAATATtcatgaaagaagaagaagacggaaTAGAAGATCAGGAAGATATGATGTTGTTCGGTCGACTTCAAACCTTAGTGCTAAAGGATCTTCCAAAGCTCGTGGGCTTCCTAAGCACAAAAGATTCATTCATGACTGATTGCAGAGAAACCAATTCGGAGGGCAACCATGATCTTCAGTTACCGCTTCTACATCATCATCAG CTTTCCTTCCCTAATTTGAAAATACTGCATCTGAGAGGTCTGTCCAAAATAAAGCATGTTTGGAGTAACGTTAACGGATGTGAGAGTTTGAAGTCTCTCGAGATACATGATTGTGGGGCAATGGAGGAAATTGTCGCCAGAGAAGACGGGACAGATCCAACAACTAGGCTTTTGTTCCCCAGCCTAAATTATCTAAGGCTAGATGGGTTGCCAAAACTGAAGTGGTTTTTCCAAGGGGTGTGTACTTTGGAATCATCGTCGTCCAAGGAATTACATGGGCAGGGAGGCACACTTTTCGGGCCTGAAGAG ATCGCCTTTCCTAATTTGACGAATCTAAATCTACGCAATCTACCCAAAATAAAGCATGTATGGAATAAAGATCCCCAAACAATTCTCAGGTTTCAGAATCTACAGCATATAACTGCTAGTAGATGTAAGAGACTTAAAAGTTTGTTTCCAGCCTCCGTCGGTAGTTGTCTTAAGCAATTGAAGACAATTACAATTGATGATTTCTGTGGAATGGAAGAAATTGTTAAGGTTGAAGGAGGAGAAGCAGCGAGAAGGACATTGGTGTTCGTGTTCCCTCAAGTAACTTATTTGTCTCTTTCATATTTACCGAGACTTGAGTGTTTTTACAAGGGAGTGCATATTTCAAAATGGCCGATGCTGAAAAAGATTAAGATTGAAAAATGCAATAAAGTTGAGGTATTTGCTTCCGGACTTGTGAGTGAAGAAACAGTTGAAAAGAGGCAATCTCAGATGTCAATTAAACAACCCATTTTCTTGGTGGATGAG ATGTCATTCCCAAGCTTGGAGATATTGAACATTTCTATAATGAAAAAGTTGGAGATCATATGGTACGGGCTAGTCGCCGCAAGTCCAACTAGACTAGATATAAGTAACTGTGATTCCTTAGAAGCTGTATATGAAGAACATGAGGGGCAAGATGGTAAGGAATCCCATGCTTTAACAACGACTCAACTTCTAAGAGCGATGTCTTTGTATTCTCTACCAAAAATGAGAAACATATGGAATATCAAGGACTGCCATCAACGCCATATGTACAGCTTTCCAAATCTACTTGATATTGATGTTAAGGGATGTGAGAGTTTGAAAAGTTTGTTTCCAGCAGCCTCAGTTGCTGCAAGTCTCCCGCAATTGCAGTCTCTAAAGATACATGATTGTGGGGTAATGGAGGAAATTGTGGCCAGAGAAGACGGGGCAGATCCATCAACGAGGCTTTTATTCCCCAGCCTAACTCTTCTAAGACTTGATGGGTTGCCAAAACTCGAGTGGTTTTTCCAAGGGGTGCGTACTTTGGAATCGTCGTCGTCGTCCAAGGAATTACATGAGCAGGGAGGCACACTTTTCGGGATTGAAGAG GTTGCCTTCCCTAATTTGACAAAACTGCGTCTACGCTGTCTACCCAAAATAAAGCATGTATGGAGTAAAGACCCCCAAACAATTCTCAGGTTTCAGAATCTACAAAAAATAACTGTTCAGAAATGTGCAAGTCTTAAAAGTTTGTTTCCAACCTTGGTCGATGGATGTCTTAAGCAATTGAAGAAAATTAGTATTCATAACTGTGGGGTGGAGGAAATTGTTGGGGCTGAAGGAGGAGTAGTGGGAAGGACGTTGGTGTTCGTGTTCCCTCAAGTAACTTCTTTCTATCTTGAAAATTTATCGAGACTTGAGTGTTTTTACAAGGGAGTGCATATTTTAAAATGGCCGATGCTGAAaaagatgaagattgaaaaatgCGATAGAGTTGAGGTATTTGCTTCCGGACTTGTCAATTTTGAAGAATCAGTTGAAGAGAAACAATCTCATATGTCAATTAAACAATCCATTTTCTTGGTGAATGAG ATGTCATTCCCGAGCTTGGAGATATTGAAAATTCGTCGAATGGAAAAGTTGGAAATTATATGGAATATGAAGGACTCCCATCAACGCCATATGTACAGTTTTCCAAATCTACTTGATATTGATGTTAAGGGATGTGAGAGTTTGAAAAGTTTGTTTCCAGCAGCCTCAGTTGCTGCAAGTCTCCCGCAATTGCAGTCTCTAAAGATACATGATTGTGGGGTAATGGAGGAAATTGTCGCCAGAGAAGACGGGACAGATCCAACAACTAGGCTTTTGTTCCCCAGCCTAAATTTTCTAAGCCTTGATGAGTTGCCAAAACTCAAGTGGTTTTTCCAAGGGCTGCATACTTTGGAATTGTCGCTGTCCAAGGAATTACATGAGCAGGGAGGCACACTGTTCGGGATTGAAGAG GTTGCCTTCCCTAATTTGACAGAATTGCATCTATGTTGTCTAGCCAAAATAAAGCATGTATGGAGTAAAGATCCCCAAACAATTCAGAGGTTTCAAAATctacaaaaaataattgcttGGAAATGTGCGAGTCTTAAAAGTTTGCTTCCAGCCTCGGTCGATGGATGTCTGAAGCAATTGAAGAAAATTATAGTTTATGATTGTGGGGTGGAGGAAATTGTTGGGGCTGAAGGTGGAGAAGTAGTGGGAAGGACGTTGGTGTTCGTGTTTCCTCAAGTAGCTTATTTGTATCTCGCAAATTTACCGAGACTTGAGTCTTTTTACAATGGAGTGCATATTTCAAAATGGCCGATGCTAAAGAAAATGTCGATTGAAGGATGCAAGAAAGTTGAGGTATTTGCTTCTGGACTTGTGCGTGAAGAAACAGTTGAAAAGAGGCAATCTCAAATGTCAATTAAACAACCCATTTTCTTGGTGGATGAG ATGTCATTCCCGAGCTTGGAGATATTGAAAATTCGTCGAATGGAAGAGTTGGAAATGATATGGAATATGAAGGACTGCTATCAACGCCATATGTACAGCTTTCCAAATCTACTTGAAATTAATGTTAAGGGATGTGAGAGTTTGAAAAGTTTGTTTCCAGCAGCCTCAGTTGCTGCAAGTCTCCCGCAATTGCAGTCTCTAAAGATACATGATTGTGGGGTAATGGAGGAAATTGTCGTCAGAGAAGACGGGACAGATCCAACAACTAGGCTTTTGTTCCCCAGCCTAAATTTTCTAAGCCTTGATGAGTTACCAAAACTCAAGTGGTTTTTCCAAGGGTTGCGTACTTTGGAATCGTCGCTGTCCAAGGAATTACATGAGCAGGGAGGCACACTTTTCGGGATTGAAGAG ATGTCATTCCCAAGCTTGGAGATATAG